Proteins encoded within one genomic window of Variovorax sp. OAS795:
- a CDS encoding GNAT family N-acetyltransferase: protein MLTAKTLLKASLGLGSFLKAPMVEAQPRASSAPSPSPVMVPIRSIGPRERDRIAQHLLALSPHDRYLRFGYAAADEQVQRYVDGLDFDRDELFGIYNRRLDLIAMAHLAFAPDDQHSDCAEFGVSVAAHARGRGYGARLFERAVVVARNEGVGMLFIHALSENAAMLKIARNAGATVVRSGSESEAHLRLPSATFDSRMSEIALEHYAAVDFQLKTRAKQFWAFLASVQEVRSGMRDARSKSAP, encoded by the coding sequence ATGCTTACCGCCAAGACCCTCCTGAAGGCGTCTCTCGGCCTCGGCTCTTTCCTGAAAGCGCCCATGGTTGAGGCGCAACCGCGAGCGAGCTCCGCGCCCTCGCCCTCTCCCGTCATGGTGCCGATCCGTTCGATCGGCCCGCGCGAGCGCGACCGCATCGCGCAACACCTGCTCGCACTGAGTCCGCACGACCGCTACCTGCGCTTCGGCTACGCCGCGGCCGACGAGCAGGTGCAGCGCTACGTGGACGGGCTCGACTTCGACCGCGACGAGCTGTTCGGCATCTACAACCGCCGGCTCGACCTGATTGCGATGGCCCACCTGGCCTTCGCCCCGGACGACCAGCACAGCGACTGCGCCGAGTTCGGCGTTTCGGTGGCTGCGCACGCGCGCGGCCGTGGCTATGGAGCCCGCCTTTTCGAGCGTGCCGTCGTCGTGGCGCGCAACGAAGGCGTGGGCATGCTGTTCATTCATGCGCTGAGCGAAAACGCCGCCATGCTGAAAATCGCCCGCAACGCCGGCGCCACCGTGGTGCGCAGCGGTTCCGAGTCCGAGGCGCACCTGCGGCTGCCGAGCGCCACCTTCGACAGCCGCATGAGCGAAATCGCGCTCGAGCACTACGCCGCGGTCGATTTCCAGCTCAAGACCCGCGCCAAGCAGTTCTGGGCTTTCCTGGCCAGCGTGCAGGAAGTGCGCAGCGGCATGCGCGACGCGCGCAGCAAATCCGCCCCTTGA
- the lnt gene encoding apolipoprotein N-acyltransferase translates to MPLPAAATLRTSRIFSAVGLLRLLGFALAGLAQAAAIAWPSNGHPLWWLQLASLAVLVGLLDRLRAEGAGWRRAGLHGWLFSTAWLTGSFWWLFISMHTYGGLPAPLAALAVFSLAAALGLYYAAACAWFVARGPKGPVASALLFAALWTLAELVRGSWFTGFPWGAGGYAHVEGPLAAWAPWIGVYGIGAVAALAAALVALTRPARTLGLVQAVVLVAVVFAAPHLADPLPAGARGAKGSSGHLPMALLQGNIPQDEKFIPGGGIDLALRWYGEQLRDAGASLVVTPETALPLLPQQLPAGYLEAIQSRYSQGTQAAIVGLPTGGQGTYSNAVLGFKPGAAAPYSYSKHHLVPFGEFIPPGFRWFIRMMNIPLGDFARGGLAQAPFAWQGQRIAPNICYEDLFGDEIGANFKDEATAPTILLNVSNIAWFGNSVAIDQHLAISRMRSLEFARPMVRATNTGATVVIDAAGRVTHQLPRLTRGVLEASVEGRTGLTPFARWVAPFGLWPLWITVLAIVAIAFLLRRRQG, encoded by the coding sequence ATGCCGCTGCCCGCAGCGGCAACGCTCCGCACTTCCCGCATCTTTTCGGCCGTGGGGCTGCTGCGCCTCCTGGGCTTTGCGCTGGCCGGCCTCGCGCAGGCCGCCGCCATCGCTTGGCCCTCCAATGGACACCCGCTCTGGTGGCTGCAGCTCGCCTCGCTCGCGGTGCTGGTCGGCCTGCTCGACCGGCTGCGCGCCGAAGGGGCGGGATGGCGCCGCGCGGGCCTGCATGGCTGGCTCTTCTCGACTGCCTGGCTCACCGGCAGCTTCTGGTGGCTCTTCATCTCGATGCACACCTATGGCGGGCTGCCAGCGCCACTCGCGGCCCTCGCGGTGTTCTCGCTCGCGGCGGCGCTCGGGCTCTACTACGCCGCGGCCTGCGCCTGGTTTGTCGCACGGGGTCCCAAGGGGCCCGTGGCCAGCGCCTTGCTCTTCGCGGCCCTGTGGACGCTGGCCGAGCTCGTGCGCGGCAGCTGGTTCACCGGCTTCCCCTGGGGTGCCGGCGGCTATGCGCACGTGGAGGGCCCGTTGGCCGCGTGGGCGCCGTGGATCGGCGTGTACGGCATCGGCGCGGTCGCTGCGCTCGCGGCGGCCCTCGTCGCGCTGACGCGGCCCGCCCGCACCTTGGGGTTGGTCCAGGCCGTGGTCCTGGTCGCCGTGGTCTTCGCTGCGCCGCACCTGGCCGACCCGCTGCCCGCCGGTGCGCGCGGCGCCAAGGGATCGAGCGGCCACCTGCCCATGGCCTTGCTCCAGGGCAACATCCCGCAAGACGAAAAATTCATTCCCGGCGGCGGCATCGACCTGGCGCTGCGCTGGTACGGAGAACAGCTGCGCGATGCCGGGGCTTCGCTCGTGGTGACGCCGGAAACCGCGCTGCCGCTGCTGCCGCAGCAATTGCCGGCGGGCTACCTCGAGGCCATCCAGTCGCGCTACAGCCAAGGGACGCAGGCCGCCATCGTCGGCTTGCCGACGGGCGGTCAAGGCACCTACAGCAATGCGGTGCTCGGGTTCAAGCCCGGTGCGGCAGCGCCCTACAGCTACAGCAAGCACCACCTCGTTCCGTTCGGCGAATTCATTCCGCCGGGCTTTCGCTGGTTCATCCGGATGATGAACATTCCCCTGGGCGATTTCGCCCGCGGCGGGCTCGCGCAGGCGCCATTCGCGTGGCAGGGCCAGCGCATCGCGCCCAACATCTGCTACGAAGACCTGTTCGGCGACGAGATCGGCGCGAACTTCAAGGACGAGGCCACGGCACCGACCATCCTGCTCAACGTGAGCAACATCGCGTGGTTCGGCAACTCGGTGGCCATCGACCAGCACCTGGCGATCTCGCGCATGCGCTCGCTCGAATTCGCGCGGCCGATGGTGCGGGCCACCAACACGGGCGCGACCGTGGTCATCGATGCGGCCGGCCGCGTCACGCACCAGCTGCCGCGGCTCACGCGCGGCGTGCTCGAGGCCTCGGTCGAGGGCCGCACCGGCCTCACGCCCTTCGCGCGCTGGGTGGCGCCGTTCGGCCTCTGGCCGCTCTGGATCACGGTCCTTGCGATCGTGGCCATCGCTTTCCTGCTGCGCCGCCGCCAGGGCTGA
- a CDS encoding transporter associated domain-containing protein: protein MAEPHSDRAPVEREDKRGFLQKLAEFIHPGPDSRDELIETLADAEDNEVIGAESRVMLEGVLRMADMTAGDVMVAAPRMDLVNIDAPYDALLHLVIDTAHSRFPVYEGEKENIIGILLAKDLLKLQRAPGLNIRALLRPATFVPESKGLNDLLREFRGNRNHLAIVIDEFGRVAGLITIEDVLEQIVGEIEDEFDIAEDEGDIFGLADHTYRVSGDTPIERVAEAFGITFDEEQLTEDFDTIGGLIAHEMGHVPKRGEHHAIGGFDFVVLHTKGGAVRWFKVSPARGSDAAD, encoded by the coding sequence GTGGCCGAACCTCACTCTGATCGCGCTCCCGTCGAACGGGAGGACAAGCGCGGCTTTCTCCAGAAACTGGCCGAATTCATTCACCCCGGCCCCGACTCGCGCGACGAACTGATCGAAACCCTCGCCGATGCCGAGGACAACGAGGTGATCGGCGCCGAATCGCGCGTGATGCTCGAAGGCGTGCTGCGCATGGCCGACATGACGGCCGGCGATGTGATGGTTGCCGCTCCGCGCATGGACCTGGTAAACATCGACGCGCCGTACGACGCACTGCTGCACCTGGTCATCGACACCGCGCACTCGCGTTTCCCGGTGTACGAGGGCGAAAAAGAAAACATCATCGGCATCCTGCTCGCGAAGGACCTGCTCAAGCTGCAGCGCGCGCCGGGGCTCAACATCCGCGCGCTGCTCCGGCCCGCCACCTTCGTTCCCGAGAGCAAGGGCCTGAACGACCTGCTGCGCGAATTCCGCGGCAACCGCAACCACCTGGCCATCGTGATCGACGAGTTCGGCCGCGTGGCGGGCCTCATCACCATCGAGGACGTGCTCGAGCAGATCGTCGGCGAGATCGAAGACGAGTTCGACATCGCCGAGGACGAAGGCGACATCTTCGGCCTGGCCGACCACACCTATCGCGTCTCGGGCGACACGCCGATCGAACGCGTGGCCGAGGCCTTCGGCATCACCTTCGACGAAGAACAGCTGACCGAAGACTTCGACACCATCGGCGGCCTCATCGCACACGAAATGGGCCACGTGCCCAAGCGCGGCGAGCACCACGCAATCGGCGGCTTCGACTTCGTCGTGCTGCACACCAAGGGCGGCGCCGTGCGCTGGTTCAAGGTGTCCCCGGCCCGCGGCAGCGACGCGGCCGACTGA
- a CDS encoding FAD-binding oxidoreductase: MNASISAIEQLLLELPELDWITDESRVARLSQDFSWFSPVLNRQLKDKRADVVVRPRTEDEIRAVVGACARRGVPITLRGSGTGNYGQTTPLAGGVVLDMTGYNAFLWVKPGVARAQAGIRLGQLEKQTLPSGQEMRCLPSTYRSATLGGLFGGGFGGVGSINYGPLGAPGNVLGIRAMTIEPEPQVVELRGPEAMRMHHLWGTNGLVLEIEVALAPSHPWLETLVTFEQFEDALHFADKLANAPGVVKREIAFFGAPISDHLAQLAAHLPKGCHTVLSLVAESCEPAMLQFAEAYGGTVSYRKTAAEVQKSNRTLMEFTWNHTTLHALKIDPTLTYLQSGFVPGRHVEQVIEMEKLLGGEVLMHVEFLRNVAGLMTCSGLQLVRFSTEERLAEIIGIHRAHGVHINNPHVNIVEDGKAGGALPPEVIEVKKRFDPMGLLNPGKLRDWPVKSAPATA; the protein is encoded by the coding sequence CGCCATCGAACAGCTGCTGCTCGAACTGCCCGAACTCGACTGGATCACCGACGAAAGCCGCGTGGCACGGTTGTCGCAGGACTTCTCCTGGTTCAGCCCGGTGCTGAACCGCCAGCTGAAGGACAAGCGCGCCGACGTGGTCGTGCGTCCGCGCACCGAGGACGAGATTCGCGCCGTGGTCGGCGCCTGCGCGCGGCGCGGCGTGCCGATCACCCTGCGCGGCAGCGGCACCGGCAACTACGGGCAGACCACGCCGCTCGCGGGCGGCGTGGTGCTCGACATGACGGGGTACAACGCGTTCCTGTGGGTGAAGCCGGGCGTCGCGCGCGCGCAGGCCGGCATCCGCCTGGGCCAGCTCGAGAAGCAGACACTGCCTTCAGGCCAGGAAATGCGCTGCCTTCCCTCCACTTACCGCAGCGCCACGCTGGGCGGCCTGTTCGGCGGCGGCTTCGGCGGCGTGGGCTCCATCAACTACGGGCCGCTCGGTGCGCCGGGCAATGTGCTGGGCATCCGCGCGATGACCATCGAACCGGAGCCGCAAGTCGTCGAGCTGCGTGGGCCCGAAGCGATGCGCATGCATCACCTCTGGGGCACCAACGGGCTCGTGCTGGAGATCGAGGTCGCGCTCGCACCGTCACATCCCTGGCTCGAAACGCTGGTGACCTTCGAACAGTTTGAAGATGCGCTGCATTTCGCCGACAAGCTGGCGAATGCGCCGGGCGTCGTGAAGCGCGAGATCGCATTTTTCGGTGCGCCGATATCGGACCACCTTGCGCAGCTTGCCGCGCATCTGCCCAAGGGTTGCCACACCGTGCTGTCGCTGGTCGCCGAATCGTGCGAGCCCGCCATGCTGCAGTTCGCCGAAGCATATGGCGGCACCGTGAGCTACCGCAAGACCGCGGCCGAAGTGCAAAAGAGCAACCGCACGCTGATGGAATTCACCTGGAACCACACGACGCTGCATGCGCTCAAGATCGATCCGACGCTGACCTACCTGCAAAGCGGCTTCGTGCCGGGTCGCCACGTCGAGCAGGTCATCGAGATGGAGAAGCTGCTGGGCGGCGAGGTGCTGATGCACGTCGAGTTCCTGCGCAACGTGGCGGGCCTCATGACCTGCAGCGGCCTGCAGCTGGTGCGCTTCAGCACCGAGGAGCGGCTGGCGGAAATCATCGGCATCCATCGTGCGCATGGCGTGCACATCAACAACCCGCACGTGAACATCGTGGAGGACGGCAAGGCCGGCGGGGCATTGCCCCCAGAGGTCATCGAGGTGAAGAAGCGCTTCGATCCGATGGGGCTGCTGAACCCGGGCAAGCTGCGCGACTGGCCCGTGAAATCCGCGCCGGCAACGGCCTGA